DNA from Blastocatellia bacterium:
ACCATTCATCCTTGCGCTAGACGGCGCGGAGCCTCACACGTGTGAGGCTCCGCGCTGTTTTTTCTTTAATCGGCTGACGCCGCGCCGGTTGGGGAATTTGCGCCAGTCCGATTTTTACCAAACCCACATTTATCGCCCGCGCAGATATTCGAGCGCCGCCATCTGCCGCGGGCTTGGATAAGCCACGTCGTCGCCTTTGATCGCCCGCCAGAGGACGCGGTTGAACAGCGCCATGTCGGCGCGGTCTTCTTTGCTGAAGTCGAGCCGCAGCGAATCCTGCGCGTTATGGCCGCGCGGCGGGTTCAGCTCGTCGAGCGGCTGCGCCGGCTTCAAGGCGTCATAAGCTCGCAGGTCAGGCTCCGCCGCGAAAATCTCGCGCAACGGTCGCCCGTAGTAATCAAACTGCGAGAGCGGCGCTAGCCCCAGTATCTCTTCCATCGTCGCAATCACGTCGGTGGTGTTGACGAAGCGGTGCAGCGTTCCGGCGTGGTTGTAAGGCGAGAGGACCATCAGCACAGAGCGGTGCGAATCGACATGGTCCGGGCCGTCCTGCGCATCGTCTTCGAGAACGAAGAAGACCGTGTCTTTCCAGAAAGCCGATTTCGACACCGCCTCGACCATGCGCCCAAGCGCGAAATCATTGTCGGCGACGTAAGCCGCGGGCGTGCGCCACCACGGGCGCGCGCCGCCGGTGTGATCGCACGGCAGGTGAACAATCTCCAGCGCCGGCAGCGTCCCTTTGGCGGCGAACTCCTGAAACTCCTTGAGCCAGACCGCGACGCGCGTCTGATCCGTAATCGACATATCAAACGACGGATAATCGGGGTTGGTGTGCGGGGCCAGCGCCGTCTTCACGGCGCGATAGCGCGGCGCCGCCTTAGGCTTGCCTTTGGGCGCTTCGACCGGCAAGGCGAACTCGCCATAGTTGCGCAGCGTGATGCCTTTGCGCAACGCCGCGTCCCAGAGATAGCCGCTGACCGGCTCGTCTACCTCGCCAACGTCGTCAGGCTCGCCGCGCCGGCTCGAATAAGACGACGGCGTTATCTTCTCTGTGTAGTCGGTCGAGTAGGCGGACGTAGACCACTGGTGGCCCTGCGAGCTGACTTCGGCGGTGACGAAGAAGCGGTCGAAGAGTCCGAAGCGCTCGGCCAGCGCCCGGTGATTCGGGGTCACTCTTTGCGGGAAGAACAACAGCGCCGGGTCGCCATCGCCGGCCTTCAGGTCGCCGAATATCTGGTCATAGGTGCGGTTCTCTTTGATGACATAAATCACATGCTTGAACGGCGGGTAGCGCGGGGCGGCTGGCCGCCGGCCCCAGTTATTCAATTCGGCGACGTGCGCCGTCAGCCGATTCAACTTGGCGCCGGCTACGGGCAATGGCAGCTCGGTGATCGTGCCGTTGAGCTGGCCGAGCACATAACTGGTCTTCGGGCCTTCGGCGTTCGTGCCGGGCTTGCGCCGGTCAGGGTTGGCCATCGTCCCGCGCCCTTTGCCGTTCAGCACCCAGAGCGCGTTGGGCGAAGCAACCAGCGCCGTCGGATACCAGCCGACAGGGATGCGCCCGGCGAGGCGATCCTGTGCGCGCTTGGTCGGCTGCCCCGCGCTGGCGCTGCTGAGGTCGAAGACCGCAACGGCGTTGTTATCGGCTTCGGCGACAAACAACTGCCCGCCGCTGGGCGCCAGCGCCAGCGCGTCGGGCGTGCTGCCCTCGCGCGGCCCGGCGGGCGGCGAATCCAACAGCTCTTTGATGACCCGGCGTTTTGTCGTGTCAACTACAATCACCCGGTCGTTGCTCGCCGAAGCGACGAAGAGTCTTGTGCCCTGTGTGTTCAACACCAGCGCCGACGGGTGGCGTCCGACGACGATCTTGCCGGCGTCTGTAAGCCCGCCGTCCGCCGCGCTGAAGACCGCGACGCTGTCGCCGCCCCAGGCCGAAACATAGACTTTGGCATCGGCGGCAACCGCGACGTTGTATGGGTAACGGTCGGTCTTCAATCGCTGTATGATGCGCTTGCTCGCCGTATCGATGACGGCGAGCGTGTCAGCGAGATTTTCGGCGACATAGAGATAACGGCCATCGCGCGACATGGCCAGCCCCGCGGGAAAGCGCGTGCCATCCTTCTTCGGCGCTTTCTCGGCCAGCGCGATGTGATCAATGAGCGTGGCGCGGCCATCGCGCCAGCTATAACGATAGACGGCGTCTTCGTTGCCGCCCGACGCATACAGCGTCTTACCATCCGGCGAAAAGACGAGGCCGAGAAAGGCCGCCGGCTGCGCGAGCGTTTGCACGACGCGCCCCGTGGCGCGCTCGACCACCTGCACGCCCTGTTCGCGCCAGCCATTGAGCGACAGGATCAAGTATTCGCCTTCGGGCGCGAGCAGCATCCCGAGCGGCATATTGCCGACATCGAACGAGCGCCCTTCAGGGTCGAGCCGCGCTCCCGTAGGCAGCCGCGGCGACGCATCGGTGTCATCGGCGGCGCGCGAAGCCGGCAGCGTGTTATTCAATGTCGCAAAGGTTAGAGTGATCGCAATACAACAAGGGGTAAGGCGAGCGAGCAATGTCTTGATGTGCATGCGCTGATTGAATCAAAACGCGCACGTTATGGCAAAGGATTCTCAAGCTTTCATGGATTTTTGCGTATTTTCTTGCTGGCGCGTCTCCATGACGTTTTCGAGCGTTTCGCGCACCTGCGGCAGGTAAGCCGTCAGCAATCCAAACTCGCGCTTCGGCAGCGCAATCGTATTCATCGGCGCAGTACAGCGCACGGTTGCGCCGCGCGTCGTCTGTTTGAGCAAGGCCATCTCGCCGAAATATTCGCCCGCCCCGAGCTGCGCCAATATGTGTTCTGCGCCCTCGTCTTCGCGCACGACTTCGGCCTGCCCGCTGACGATCATGTAAATTCGATCACCAAGATCGCCTTGATGGAAGACCTCTTCGCCCGGCTCGAAGTGTTCCTGCGTGATGCCCATCGAAGTGTTGAGCTTCAACTGCACCAGCTCTGCCGGCAACAGCAGGTCGAGCGTCCACGACGAAGCGACCTTGAGGCGGCGGCCCCAGCCCGGCAGCTTCATCAGGTAGATCGTTCGCCAGATCCACCAGGCGAGGAATCCCGAAATCTTGATGCCGAAAATCTGCGCCACCGCCGAGCGGTGGCCGAGCGCGCCCATCTGGCCAAGCTCATTAAACGCGAAAGTCTTCTTTGCGCCGCCGCGAATGTCGGCGAGGATATTTTCAGCGGCAACCTTCGCCTGCCGGGTGGCATACTGCGCGGTCGGCGGGCTGACCGCGCCGTCGGGCGTCGGAATCTGGCCGCAGTCGCCGACTGCGTAGAGTCCCGGCGCGCCTTCGACTTCGAGCTGGCCGTTGCAGATCAAGCGCCCGTTCTTGCCTTTCGGCAGTTCAAGCCCATCAATGATCGGATGCGGCGAGCTGGGCACGGTCGAAACCAGCGTGCGCGTCGGGATGCGCCTGCCGTCTTTGAGGATGGCTTCCTCGCCGGTGGCGGCGGCAAGCCGCACGTTGAGCAAGACCTCGACGCCGCGCTTCTGCAAAATCTTTTGCGCGAAGCGCGCCAGGTCTTCGGGCATCTCAGGCAGGATGCGGTCTTGCGAATGCACCAGCACGACGCGAATCTCGCGCGGGTCGAGGCCGCGATAACTCTTCGCCACTTCGCGCACAAAGTCGTTCAGCTCGGCGGCGACTTCGACGCCGGAAAAACCGCCGCCGGCAACCACGAAAGTCAGCAGTTGCTGCCGCAAGCTCATGTCGTGATCTTCGATTGCCGCTTCTTCGAGGGCGCGGATGACGTGGTTGCGCAGGTAGAGCGCGTCGGCCAGGTTCTTGAACGGCAGCGCATGCTCAGGCAGACCGGGCATGCCGCGAAAGTCTGTCACGTTGCCGAGCGCGAAGACCAGATAATCATAATCGATGACGTGCGGGTGCGGGCGAAAGCCCGGACTGGTGGTCACCGTCTTGT
Protein-coding regions in this window:
- a CDS encoding FAD-dependent oxidoreductase, with protein sequence MSKQTRKRIVILGGGFAGVYTATYLEKALGRRDDYEITLINKENYFVFQPMLPEVISGTIGLLDTVSPIRRLLPRTNLHVRDIEAIDLQNKTVTTSPGFRPHPHVIDYDYLVFALGNVTDFRGMPGLPEHALPFKNLADALYLRNHVIRALEEAAIEDHDMSLRQQLLTFVVAGGGFSGVEVAAELNDFVREVAKSYRGLDPREIRVVLVHSQDRILPEMPEDLARFAQKILQKRGVEVLLNVRLAAATGEEAILKDGRRIPTRTLVSTVPSSPHPIIDGLELPKGKNGRLICNGQLEVEGAPGLYAVGDCGQIPTPDGAVSPPTAQYATRQAKVAAENILADIRGGAKKTFAFNELGQMGALGHRSAVAQIFGIKISGFLAWWIWRTIYLMKLPGWGRRLKVASSWTLDLLLPAELVQLKLNTSMGITQEHFEPGEEVFHQGDLGDRIYMIVSGQAEVVREDEGAEHILAQLGAGEYFGEMALLKQTTRGATVRCTAPMNTIALPKREFGLLTAYLPQVRETLENVMETRQQENTQKSMKA
- a CDS encoding beta-propeller fold lactonase family protein, encoding MHIKTLLARLTPCCIAITLTFATLNNTLPASRAADDTDASPRLPTGARLDPEGRSFDVGNMPLGMLLAPEGEYLILSLNGWREQGVQVVERATGRVVQTLAQPAAFLGLVFSPDGKTLYASGGNEDAVYRYSWRDGRATLIDHIALAEKAPKKDGTRFPAGLAMSRDGRYLYVAENLADTLAVIDTASKRIIQRLKTDRYPYNVAVAADAKVYVSAWGGDSVAVFSAADGGLTDAGKIVVGRHPSALVLNTQGTRLFVASASNDRVIVVDTTKRRVIKELLDSPPAGPREGSTPDALALAPSGGQLFVAEADNNAVAVFDLSSASAGQPTKRAQDRLAGRIPVGWYPTALVASPNALWVLNGKGRGTMANPDRRKPGTNAEGPKTSYVLGQLNGTITELPLPVAGAKLNRLTAHVAELNNWGRRPAAPRYPPFKHVIYVIKENRTYDQIFGDLKAGDGDPALLFFPQRVTPNHRALAERFGLFDRFFVTAEVSSQGHQWSTSAYSTDYTEKITPSSYSSRRGEPDDVGEVDEPVSGYLWDAALRKGITLRNYGEFALPVEAPKGKPKAAPRYRAVKTALAPHTNPDYPSFDMSITDQTRVAVWLKEFQEFAAKGTLPALEIVHLPCDHTGGARPWWRTPAAYVADNDFALGRMVEAVSKSAFWKDTVFFVLEDDAQDGPDHVDSHRSVLMVLSPYNHAGTLHRFVNTTDVIATMEEILGLAPLSQFDYYGRPLREIFAAEPDLRAYDALKPAQPLDELNPPRGHNAQDSLRLDFSKEDRADMALFNRVLWRAIKGDDVAYPSPRQMAALEYLRGR